The DNA region AGGAAGACCTCGATCCCATAGAGGTGTCTCGCTACCTCCAGACGGTGCTCCTGGTTCGCCAATGGAGGGCAATACGCTGGCACCACCCACTCGCGCAGGAATGCGAGTCCGGTCACCCGCACGCGCAGGCCGGTTTCCTCAAGCACCTCGCGTTCGCCACAATCCGCGAGCGACTCGTGCGGCTCGATCCCACCGCCCGGCAGGATCGAGTAGGCGCCTTCGCCGTGCAGGAGCAGCTGCCCCTCATGTACCACGATGACGCGAGTGCGGACGTTGTCATAGATCGAATGGGGATGGTCCATATCGTGTCACGCAGGCTGCTTCTTCTTTCGTCAGGTCTTGAGCAGGGGACCGAAGATGCGCCGGCCGACCTCGACCGCGGAGTCCTGGTCCAGGATCGGACCGCGCACCTCCGGGTTGGCCGTCAGGTAGGCCTGCGCCTGCTCGGCGCTCGCAAAGAACCTGATGTGGGGGCACGCACACGCCGAGGCCGGGCCGTCCTGGTCGATCCGGCCGTACAGCAGCACGGTGCTGGGCGGCTCCCACAGCCATGCGCCTTCGCGCCGTTCGATGCGGATGACCTCACCACCCTCAGAGGAGGCGATGACGCCATCACGGCCGGTCATGGTCGGGATGCCAAGCGCATCGACCGCGCACATCGCATACAGCGGTGGCGTGCCGCTCAGGCGCACCCGGTGCGCGGTCCGGCGCCCAGAAAAGGGGTAGGCGACCA from Luteitalea sp. includes:
- a CDS encoding NUDIX domain-containing protein; translation: MDHPHSIYDNVRTRVIVVHEGQLLLHGEGAYSILPGGGIEPHESLADCGEREVLEETGLRVRVTGLAFLREWVVPAYCPPLANQEHRLEVARHLYGIEVFLTADLIDDDTTVRPGPGENPAWWAPLEEIDTTPLYPPELREWVRLLLDGRQPPRAVRPFIATLEDPLQRPPAGIFGT